Proteins co-encoded in one Rudaeicoccus suwonensis genomic window:
- the nusG gene encoding transcription termination/antitermination protein NusG translates to MREGANPDDPAELEALQLEGSEADDFDGVQASDIPEDPEVEAEIAEAEDDISAELDAEEDEEEVDGGDEPVDVESDVAEDLAEEAAEADAAPLSAEEQRAAFVKDLKSQFGEWFVIHSYAGYEKRVKTNLETRVVSLNMEDYIFQVEVPMEEFTEIKNSQRKTGTRVRMPGYVLVRMDLTDESWGAVRHTPGVTGFVGNAHQPSPLTIDEVVTMLNPVFEEAPSADGTPASGAKAAGSGAKAGAAAEVDFGVGESVTVMEGPFETLPATISEINTDTQKLKVLVSIFGRETPVELSFNQVAKI, encoded by the coding sequence ATGCGTGAAGGCGCCAACCCCGACGACCCGGCCGAGCTCGAGGCATTGCAGCTGGAGGGTTCCGAGGCCGACGACTTCGACGGCGTACAGGCCTCCGACATCCCCGAGGACCCAGAGGTCGAGGCCGAGATCGCCGAGGCCGAGGACGACATCTCGGCCGAGCTCGACGCCGAAGAAGACGAAGAAGAAGTCGACGGTGGCGACGAGCCGGTGGACGTCGAATCCGACGTGGCCGAGGACCTCGCGGAGGAGGCCGCCGAGGCCGACGCCGCGCCCCTGTCGGCCGAAGAGCAGCGCGCTGCCTTCGTCAAGGATCTGAAGTCGCAGTTCGGTGAGTGGTTCGTCATCCACTCCTACGCCGGCTACGAGAAGCGAGTGAAGACCAACCTCGAGACTCGCGTCGTCAGCCTCAACATGGAGGATTACATCTTCCAGGTCGAGGTGCCGATGGAGGAGTTCACCGAGATCAAGAACTCCCAGCGCAAGACCGGCACCCGCGTGCGGATGCCTGGATACGTCCTCGTGCGGATGGACCTCACCGACGAGAGCTGGGGTGCCGTGCGGCACACGCCAGGTGTCACCGGCTTCGTCGGCAACGCCCACCAGCCGTCGCCGCTGACGATCGACGAGGTCGTCACGATGCTCAACCCGGTCTTCGAGGAAGCGCCCTCCGCCGACGGCACGCCGGCGAGTGGCGCCAAGGCCGCGGGTTCCGGCGCGAAGGCCGGCGCTGCAGCCGAGGTCGACTTCGGTGTCGGCGAGTCCGTCACCGTGATGGAAGGGCCGTTCGAGACGCTGCCCGCCACCATCTCCGAAATCAACACCGACACCCAGAAGCTCAAGGTGCTGGTCTCCATCTTCGGCCGCGAAACGCCGGTCGAACTGTCGTTCAACCAGGTCGCCAAGATCTGA
- the rplK gene encoding 50S ribosomal protein L11: MPPKSKKVSGFIKLQIQAGQATPAPPVGPALGQHGVNIMEFVKAYNAATEAQRGNVIPVEITVYEDRSFTFITKTPPAAELIKKAAGVAKGSGEPHKTKVAKLTKQQVHEIAEQKMADLNANDVEMAARIIAGTARSMGIDTEL; this comes from the coding sequence ATGCCCCCCAAGAGCAAGAAGGTCTCCGGCTTCATCAAGCTGCAGATCCAGGCCGGTCAGGCCACCCCGGCTCCGCCGGTCGGTCCCGCACTGGGTCAGCACGGTGTCAACATCATGGAGTTCGTCAAGGCGTACAACGCCGCGACGGAGGCCCAGCGTGGCAACGTCATCCCGGTCGAGATCACGGTCTACGAAGACCGCTCGTTCACCTTCATCACCAAGACCCCGCCGGCCGCCGAGCTGATCAAGAAGGCTGCAGGCGTCGCCAAGGGTTCCGGTGAGCCGCACAAGACCAAGGTCGCCAAGCTCACCAAGCAGCAGGTGCACGAGATCGCCGAGCAGAAGATGGCCGACCTCAACGCCAATGACGTCGAGATGGCTGCACGCATCATCGCGGGCACCGCTCGTTCGATGGGTATCGACACCGAACTCTGA
- the rplA gene encoding 50S ribosomal protein L1, with product MKHSKGYRAAAEQIDRDKLYTPLQAVRLAKSGAKTKYDSTVEVALRLGVDPRKADQMVRGTVNLPHGTGKTARVLVFANGDKAAAAEAAGADFVGSDELLEKVAGGWTDFDAVVATPDLMGKVGRLGKVLGPRGLMPNPKTGTVTMDVAKAVTDIKGGKIEFRVDKHANLHFIIGKASFDEKALVENYSAALDEILRLKPAASKGRYIAKATMSTTMGPGIPLDGTVTRNLLEEDASADA from the coding sequence ATGAAGCACAGCAAGGGCTACCGCGCCGCAGCGGAGCAGATCGACCGCGACAAGCTCTACACGCCGCTGCAGGCAGTGCGGCTGGCCAAGAGCGGCGCCAAGACGAAGTACGACTCGACCGTCGAGGTGGCTCTGCGCCTCGGTGTCGACCCGCGCAAGGCCGACCAGATGGTGCGCGGCACCGTCAACCTGCCGCACGGCACCGGTAAGACCGCCCGCGTGCTGGTCTTCGCCAACGGTGACAAGGCTGCCGCAGCAGAGGCTGCTGGCGCCGACTTCGTCGGTTCGGACGAACTGCTGGAGAAGGTCGCCGGCGGTTGGACCGACTTCGACGCTGTCGTCGCGACGCCGGACCTGATGGGCAAGGTCGGTCGGCTCGGAAAGGTGCTGGGCCCCCGTGGTCTGATGCCGAACCCGAAGACCGGCACCGTCACGATGGATGTCGCCAAGGCTGTCACCGACATCAAGGGCGGCAAGATCGAGTTCCGTGTCGACAAGCACGCGAACCTGCATTTCATCATCGGCAAGGCGTCCTTCGACGAGAAGGCGCTGGTCGAGAACTACAGCGCCGCACTGGACGAGATCCTGCGTCTGAAGCCGGCCGCTTCCAAGGGTCGTTACATCGCCAAGGCGACGATGTCGACCACGATGGGCCCGGGCATCCCGCTCGACGGCACCGTCACGCGCAACCTGCTCGAGGAAGACGCTTCGGCCGACGCCTGA